One Streptomyces sp. SAI-135 DNA segment encodes these proteins:
- a CDS encoding DUF3618 domain-containing protein codes for MADTSDIRTPAQIEADIKRRREVLADTLDEIGVRVHPKTIVGDAKAKVVSNIDHTLGRAYVSVNKAVTDVKAQFVDEDGAPRLERVLPVALVAVGLVGLLALGTRRRKG; via the coding sequence GTGGCGGACACGTCGGACATCAGAACCCCGGCGCAGATCGAGGCGGACATCAAGCGCCGCCGCGAGGTGCTGGCAGACACGCTCGACGAGATCGGAGTGCGGGTGCACCCGAAGACGATCGTCGGCGACGCCAAGGCCAAAGTCGTCTCCAACATCGACCACACGCTCGGGCGGGCGTACGTCTCCGTGAACAAGGCCGTGACGGACGTGAAGGCCCAGTTCGTGGACGAGGACGGCGCTCCCCGGCTGGAGCGCGTCCTGCCCGTCGCCCTCGTCGCCGTGGGACTCGTGGGGCTGCTCGCCCTGGGAACCCGGCGCCGCAAGGGCTGA
- a CDS encoding co-chaperone GroES: MSAKRNDTPNDKLPIRMLHDRVLVRQESGEGERRSGGGILIPATAAVGRRLAWAEVVAVGQNVRTVEPGDRVLYDPEDRAEVEVRGTGYVLMRERDLHAVAADRFEGSEDSTGLYL; encoded by the coding sequence GTGAGCGCCAAGAGAAACGACACCCCGAACGACAAGCTGCCCATCCGGATGCTGCACGACCGCGTGCTCGTGCGGCAGGAGAGCGGTGAGGGCGAGCGGCGGTCCGGTGGCGGCATCCTCATTCCCGCCACCGCGGCCGTCGGACGCCGGCTGGCCTGGGCCGAGGTCGTCGCCGTGGGTCAGAACGTACGGACGGTGGAGCCGGGCGACCGGGTGCTGTACGACCCCGAGGACCGGGCCGAGGTCGAGGTCCGCGGGACGGGTTACGTCCTGATGCGGGAGCGTGATCTGCACGCCGTGGCGGCCGACCGGTTCGAGGGATCCGAGGACTCGACGGGTCTGTACCTCTAG